The proteins below are encoded in one region of Apium graveolens cultivar Ventura chromosome 4, ASM990537v1, whole genome shotgun sequence:
- the LOC141719400 gene encoding uncharacterized protein LOC141719400: MGVDNNNLPALMFDESDKRSIRETQQDGLVISLPMGNCLIKRILVDNGSAANIMILSTLKQIGLVERDIIKKYTTLVGFSGETKRTMGEITLPTYAQGINILENFCIIDVNSAYNIIMGRPWIHNLKVVPSTYHKVLKFPTP; encoded by the coding sequence ATGGGAGTTGACAACAACAATTTACCGGCCTTAATGTTTGACGAGTCGGATAAAAGGAGTATTCGGGAAACACAACAAGATGGACTTGTCATTTCACTCCCAATGGGGAATTGTCTAATCAAGAGGATATTGGTTGACAATGGGAGTGCAGCTAATATCATGATATTGAGTACACTGAAACAAATTGGCTTGGTGGAACGCGACATAATCAAAAAATATACAACATTAGTGGGATTCAGTGGAGAAACCAAGCGTACGATGGGGGAGATCACACTACCTACATATGCACAAGGGattaatattttagaaaatttttgcATAATAGATGTTAATTCTGCATACAATATAATTATGGGGAGGCCTTGGATCCACAACTTGAAAGTTGTGCCATCAACATACCATAAAGTTCTTAAGTTCCCGACACCATGA